The following proteins are co-located in the Castanea sativa cultivar Marrone di Chiusa Pesio chromosome 8, ASM4071231v1 genome:
- the LOC142607043 gene encoding glucan endo-1,3-beta-glucosidase-like, with the protein MAPILLLLTGFLISGLELTGAQSVGVCYGRNGNNLPSDGEVVDLYKSNGIGTMRIYEPYQTTLDALRGSNIELIIGMLNGKLQELTDATAATNWVQNNIIKYWPDVKFKYIAVGNEVHPDKAEAQFVLPAMQNIHNAIVAANLQDQIKVSTAIDTTLLGNNSPPSAGSFSDSARSYIIPIVNFLVSNGAPLLANVYPYFAFTYNPQDISLPFALFTSPGVVVTDGSLQYQNLFDALLDAHYSALEKVGAPNLQIVVSESGWPSEGGTEATIDNAGTYYKNLINHVKGGTPKKSGQAIETYLFAMFDENIKEGLETEKHFGVFSPNKQPKYQISFT; encoded by the exons ATGGCTCCAATATTATTGCTCCTTACTGGTTTTTTGATATCTGGCCTGGAATTAACAG GAGCACAATCTGTTGGCGTATGTTATGGACGAAATGGAAACAATCTACCATCTGATGGAGAAGTTGTCGATCTGTATAAAAGCAATGGCATTGGAACGATGAGGATATATGAACCATATCAAACAACTCTCGACGCCCTTAGAGGATCAAACATAGAACTCATCATTGGCATGCTTAACGGCAAACTTCAAGAACTCACTGATGCTACAGCTGCAACAAATTGGGTTcaaaacaacataataaaatactgGCCTGATGTCAAATTCAAATACATTGCTGTTGGGAATGAAGTACATCCTGATAAAGCTGAAGCCCAGTTTGTTCTACCTGCCATGCAAAACATTCATAATGCAATTGTAGCTGCCAATTTACAAGACCAAATTAAGGTTTCAACGGCTATAGATACAACTTTGTTGGGCAATAACTCGCCTCCATCGGCAGGTTCATTTAGTGATAGTGCACGTTCATATATAATCCCAATTGTCAACTTCCTAGTCAGTAATGGGGCACCACTTTTAGCCAATGTTTACCCTTACTTTGCCTTTACTTATAACCCTCAAGACATAAGCCTTCCATTTGCCTTATTTACTTCACCAGGGGTTGTGGTAACAGATGGTAGTCTTCAATACCAAAATCTCTTTGATGCATTGTTGGATGCACATTATTCTGCTCTTGAGAAAGTTGGTGCACCTAATCTACAAATTGTAGTATCAGAGAGTGGTTGGCCATCTGAAGGTGGTACTGAAGCTACTATAGACAATGCAGGCACTTACTACAAGAATTTGATTAATCATGTGAAGGGTGGGACTCCAAAGAAGTCTGGACAAGCAATAGAAACTTATTTGTTTGCCATGTTTGATGAAAACATCAAGGAGGGATTAGAAACTGAGAAACATTTTGGTGTATTCTCTCCTAACAAACAACCCAAGTACCAAATCAGTTTCACTTAG
- the LOC142606542 gene encoding uncharacterized protein LOC142606542: MAIDELGKSDVLFIFHNPISSQLNFYKHPIPTKKEETKEWQNSAYNFARWLAEMEVGSIILSDNNLTGSLPPFLFNSTYLYILSLSRNNFYGQLPSNIGNATNLLSLVLNDNNFSGKIPESISNLNTLTLLDLSKNKFSGNSLPDFSSILWSQIIDLSSNELSGEISTNFSVMTKVLSLGKNKFSGIMSTNLYNMPFLECLDIHDNKIIGELPDSICQISTLRILNLRNNSFQGSIHDCISNLTSLQILDLSSNHLVGKIPAKFGNLTGMIKTSNEPIGHFFNINFPKINDLILNWKKSTQGLSWKNLGIYSFLDLSMNQLSGEIPTTLGSLKALKAFNVSHNNFNGSIPASLGGLMNLESLDLSHNNLSSSIPPSLAKLQQLTILDVSNNKLAGRIPRGSQMDTINDPNFYANNSGLCGMQIRVPCPEDFSPTKPPKVESEERWFSWEGVGIGYAVSFIITVGVLYLAKYFVPAKPPNYRRQQRRRRI, encoded by the exons ATGGCAATTGACGAGTTGGGAAAATCGGATG TACTATTTATATTCCACAACCCAATATCCTCCCAACTTAATTTTTACAAGCATCCAATTCCCACAAAGaaggaagaaacaaaagaaTGGCAAAACTCAGCCTACAATTTTGCCAGATGGCTTGCTGAAATGGAAGTTGGAAGTATAATTTTGTCAGATAACAATCTCACAGGTTCTCtccctccttttcttttcaactctacatatttatatattctttccCTGTCTCGGAACAACTTTTATGGACAACTACCAAGCAACATTGGTAATGCCACCAATCTTTTGTCTCTTGTGCTGAATGACAACAATTTTTCAGGGAAGATTCCTGAATCCATTTCCAATCTTAACACCCTCACGTTGTTGGACTtgtccaaaaacaaattttctgGCAATAGTTTACCAGATTTTAGCTCTATTTTGTGGTCCCAAATCATTGATTTATCTTCAAATGAACTCTCAGGTGAAATTTCGACAAACTTTTCCGTAATGACTAAAGTTCTCTCATTaggaaaaaataagttttctgGCATCATGTCCACAAACCTATATAATATGCCCTTCCTTGAATGCCTAGACATCCATGACAATAAAATCATAGGTGAATTACCAGATTCTATCTGCCAAATCTCCACCCTTCGAATACTAAATTTAAGGAACAATTCTTTTCAAGGTTCAATCCATGATTGTATTTCCAATCTTACTAGCCTCCAAATTCTTGATCTTTCAAGCAACCATCTTGTTGGAAAAATCCCTGCCAAGTTCGGAAATTTAACTGGTATGATTAAAACATCTAACGAGCCGATaggtcatttttttaatattaattttcccaagaTTAATGATCTGATCCTCAATTGGAAGAAGTCAACGCAAGGTCTATCTTGGAAAAATCTCGGGATCTACTCTTTCTTAGACTTGTCAATGAACCAACTTTCAGGTGAAATTCCGACTACATTAGGTAGTTTGAAGGCTCTAAAGGCTTTCAACGTCTCACATAACAACTTTAATGGGAGCATACCAGCAAGTCTTGGCGGTTTGATGAATCTAGAGAGTTTGGACTTGTCACACAACAATTTATCAAGCTCAATTCCACCATCACTAGCAAAGTTGCAACAATTAACTATTTTGGATGTCAGTAACAACAAGTTGGCTGGTAGAATTCCGCGTGGTAGCCAAATGGATACAATAAATGATCCAAATTTTTACGCCAACAATAGTGGGTTGTGTGGAATGCAAATTCGAGTGCCATGTCCGGAAGACTTTTCACCAACAAAACCACCAAAGGTTGAGAGTGAGGAAAGATGGTTCTCATGGGAAGGAGTGGGGATTGGATATGCAGTTAGCTTCATCATAACAGTGGGAGTCCTATATCTTGCTAAGTATTTTGTCCCTGCAAAACCTCCAAATTACCGTCGTCAACAAAGAAGGCGAAGAATATAA